In the genome of Streptomyces pactum, one region contains:
- the atpB gene encoding F0F1 ATP synthase subunit A, with amino-acid sequence MLKELAVSSDQTLAFETDCHIFDGCGFPAPGLHSFTFEPMFSIGGFDFNKPMLLALVGTVVIVGFFWAAFGKAKVVPGKLQMVGEAGYDFIRRGIVYESLGKKEGEKYVPLMVSLFFFVWILNLWSVIPVAQFPATSIIAFPVALAAIVYILWLSLTFKRHGFVGGLKNVSGYDKSLGPVLPLVMLLELFSNLLIRPFTHAVRLFANMFAGHVLLLIFTIASWYLLNGIGIAYAGISFVMVILLTAFELFIQALQAYVFVLLACSYIQGALAEHH; translated from the coding sequence ATGCTGAAGGAGCTCGCGGTGAGTTCTGACCAGACGCTCGCCTTCGAGACCGATTGCCACATCTTCGATGGGTGCGGCTTCCCGGCCCCAGGGCTTCACTCGTTCACGTTCGAGCCGATGTTCTCCATCGGCGGCTTCGACTTCAACAAGCCGATGCTGCTGGCCCTGGTGGGCACCGTGGTCATCGTGGGCTTCTTCTGGGCCGCCTTCGGCAAGGCGAAGGTCGTCCCCGGCAAACTCCAGATGGTCGGTGAGGCGGGCTACGACTTCATCCGGCGCGGCATCGTCTACGAGAGCCTCGGCAAGAAGGAGGGGGAGAAGTACGTCCCCCTCATGGTCTCGCTCTTCTTCTTCGTCTGGATCCTGAACCTCTGGTCGGTGATCCCGGTCGCGCAGTTCCCGGCCACGTCGATCATCGCCTTCCCGGTCGCGCTCGCCGCGATCGTCTACATCCTGTGGCTGAGCCTGACCTTCAAGCGGCACGGCTTCGTCGGTGGCCTGAAGAACGTCTCGGGCTACGACAAGTCGCTCGGCCCGGTGCTGCCGCTGGTGATGCTCCTGGAGCTCTTCTCCAACCTCCTGATCCGGCCGTTCACGCACGCCGTCCGACTCTTCGCGAACATGTTCGCCGGGCACGTGCTGCTGCTGATCTTCACCATCGCCAGCTGGTACCTGCTGAACGGGATCGGCATCGCCTACGCGGGCATCTCGTTCGTCATGGTCATTCTGCTGACCGCCTTCGAGCTCTTCATCCAGGCGCTCCAGGCGTACGTCTTCGTCCTCCTGGCCTGCTCCTACATTCAGGGCGCTCTCGCCGAGCACCACTGA
- a CDS encoding F0F1 ATP synthase subunit C yields MSAALQTTLAAVELKGNLGSIGYGLAAIGPGVGVGIIFGNGTQALARQPEAAGMIRANQILGFVLCEALALIGLVMPFVYPTS; encoded by the coding sequence ATGTCTGCTGCTCTCCAGACGACCCTCGCCGCTGTCGAGCTCAAGGGCAACCTCGGTTCGATCGGCTACGGTCTCGCGGCCATCGGCCCGGGCGTGGGCGTCGGCATCATCTTCGGTAACGGCACCCAGGCGCTGGCCCGCCAGCCCGAGGCGGCCGGCATGATCCGCGCCAACCAGATCCTGGGCTTCGTGCTCTGTGAGGCGCTCGCCCTGATCGGTCTGGTCATGCCGTTCGTCTACCCGACCAGCTGA
- a CDS encoding F0F1 ATP synthase subunit B, with the protein MNALVTLASEGEAENPLIPPIPELVIGLIAFAIVFFFLSKKLLPNINKVLDERRAAIVGGMEKAEAAQAEAQQVLEDYRAQLADARHEAARLRQEAQEQGAALIAEMRAEGQRQREEIIAAGHAQIEADRKQAAATLRQDVGKLATDLAGKLVGEALQDADRQSRTIDRFLDELEEKAEAAR; encoded by the coding sequence GTGAACGCCCTGGTTACGCTGGCGTCCGAGGGGGAGGCGGAGAACCCCCTCATCCCGCCGATCCCAGAGCTGGTCATCGGCCTGATCGCTTTCGCCATCGTCTTCTTCTTCCTCAGCAAGAAGCTCCTCCCGAACATCAACAAGGTTCTGGACGAGCGCCGCGCCGCGATCGTGGGCGGGATGGAGAAGGCCGAGGCCGCGCAGGCCGAGGCGCAGCAGGTCCTGGAGGACTACCGCGCCCAGCTCGCCGATGCCCGGCACGAGGCCGCGCGCCTGCGTCAGGAGGCGCAGGAGCAGGGCGCCGCGCTGATCGCCGAGATGCGCGCCGAGGGCCAGCGGCAGCGTGAGGAGATCATCGCCGCCGGCCACGCCCAGATCGAGGCCGACCGCAAGCAGGCCGCGGCCACGCTCCGCCAGGACGTCGGCAAGCTCGCCACCGACCTGGCCGGCAAGCTCGTCGGTGAGGCGCTCCAGGACGCCGACCGGCAGTCGCGCACCATCGACCGTTTCCTCGACGAACTTGAGGAGAAGGCCGAGGCCGCCCGATGA
- a CDS encoding F0F1 ATP synthase subunit delta yields MNGASREALASARERLDALTDNTSVDAAKLAEELAAVTALLDREVSLRRVLTDPAQAGEGKAELAARLLGSQVGGETVDLVSGMVRSRWSRSRDLVDATEELASIADLVAAQRAGALDDVEDELFRFSRIVSSSTELRSALTDRVATDTAKAGLLARLLGGRANPVTERLVVRLVAHPRGRSLESGLTALSKLAADRRNRMVAIVTTAVPLSDGQKRRLGAALAKLYGRQVHLNLDVDPAVLGGVLVRIGDEVIDGTIADRLEEATRRMAG; encoded by the coding sequence ATGAATGGAGCGAGCCGCGAGGCACTGGCCTCCGCACGCGAGCGTCTCGACGCGCTGACCGACAACACGTCCGTCGATGCGGCGAAGCTCGCCGAGGAACTGGCCGCCGTCACCGCGCTGCTCGACCGTGAGGTGTCGCTGCGCCGGGTCCTCACCGACCCGGCCCAGGCCGGCGAGGGCAAGGCCGAGCTGGCGGCGCGCCTGCTCGGCAGCCAGGTGGGCGGGGAGACCGTCGATCTGGTCTCCGGCATGGTCCGGTCCCGCTGGTCGCGCTCGCGCGACCTGGTGGACGCGACCGAGGAGCTGGCCTCCATCGCCGACCTCGTCGCCGCCCAGCGGGCCGGCGCGCTCGACGACGTCGAGGACGAGCTGTTCCGGTTCTCCCGGATCGTGAGCTCCTCGACCGAGCTGCGCTCGGCGCTGACCGACCGGGTCGCGACCGACACGGCCAAGGCCGGGCTGCTCGCCCGCCTGCTCGGCGGCCGGGCGAACCCGGTGACCGAGCGCCTGGTCGTGCGGCTCGTCGCACACCCGCGGGGACGTAGCCTGGAATCGGGCCTCACCGCGCTGTCCAAGCTGGCGGCGGACCGCCGGAACCGGATGGTCGCGATCGTCACCACGGCGGTGCCGCTCAGTGACGGCCAGAAGCGGCGCCTGGGCGCGGCCCTGGCCAAGCTGTACGGCCGGCAGGTGCACCTGAACCTCGACGTGGACCCGGCGGTCCTCGGCGGCGTCCTGGTGCGCATCGGCGACGAGGTCATCGACGGCACCATCGCGGACCGCCTCGAAGAGGCGACCCGCCGGATGGCCGGCTGA
- the atpA gene encoding F0F1 ATP synthase subunit alpha, producing MAELTIRPEEIRDALENFVQSYKPDAASREEVGTVSVAGDGIAKVEGLPSAMANELLKFEDGTLGLALNLEEREIGAIVLGEFSGIEEGQSVRRTGEVLSVAVGEGYLGRVVDPLGNPIDGLGEIETEGRRALELQAPGVMARKSVHEPMETGLKAVDAMTPIGRGQRQLIIGDRQTGKTALAVDTIINQRDNWRTGDPEKQVRCIYVAIGQKGSTIASVRGALEEAGALEYTTIVAAPASDPAGFKYLAPYTGSAIGQHWMYQGKHVLIVFDDLSKQADAYRAVSLLLRRPPGREAYPGDVFYLHSRLLERCAKLSDEMGKGSMTGLPIVETKANDVSAFIPTNVISITDGQCFLESDLFNAGQRPALNVGISVSRVGGSAQHKAMRQVSGRLRVDLAQYRELEAFAAFGSDLDAASKAALERGKRMVELLKQGQYAPYATEDQVVSIWAGTTGKMDDVPVEDIRRFERELLDYLRREHKGLMTSIREGGKMSDDTLQAIAEAIAAFKRQFETSDGKLLGEG from the coding sequence ATGGCGGAGCTCACGATCCGGCCGGAGGAGATCCGGGACGCGCTGGAGAACTTTGTCCAGTCGTACAAGCCGGACGCGGCCTCGCGCGAGGAGGTCGGTACGGTCAGCGTTGCCGGCGACGGCATCGCGAAGGTCGAGGGTCTTCCCTCGGCCATGGCGAACGAACTGCTGAAGTTCGAGGACGGCACGCTCGGGCTCGCGCTCAACCTCGAAGAGCGCGAGATCGGTGCGATCGTCCTCGGTGAGTTCAGCGGCATCGAGGAGGGCCAGTCGGTGCGGCGCACCGGCGAGGTGCTCTCCGTCGCCGTCGGCGAGGGCTACCTGGGTCGCGTGGTCGACCCGCTCGGTAACCCGATCGACGGACTCGGCGAGATCGAGACCGAGGGCCGGCGCGCCCTTGAGCTGCAGGCCCCGGGCGTCATGGCCCGTAAGTCGGTGCACGAGCCGATGGAGACCGGCCTGAAGGCCGTGGACGCCATGACCCCGATCGGCCGTGGCCAGCGTCAGCTGATCATCGGTGACCGGCAGACCGGCAAGACCGCCCTGGCCGTCGACACGATCATCAACCAGCGCGACAACTGGCGCACCGGCGACCCGGAGAAGCAGGTCCGCTGCATCTACGTCGCCATCGGCCAGAAGGGCTCCACCATCGCGTCCGTGCGCGGCGCGCTGGAGGAGGCCGGCGCCCTGGAGTACACGACGATCGTCGCCGCCCCGGCGTCCGACCCGGCCGGCTTCAAGTACCTCGCCCCGTACACCGGCTCGGCCATCGGCCAGCACTGGATGTACCAGGGCAAGCACGTGCTGATCGTCTTCGACGACCTGTCCAAGCAGGCCGACGCCTACCGCGCCGTGTCGCTGCTGCTGCGCCGCCCGCCGGGCCGTGAGGCCTACCCGGGTGACGTCTTCTACCTGCACTCCCGCCTCCTGGAGCGCTGCGCCAAGCTCTCCGACGAGATGGGCAAGGGCTCGATGACCGGTCTGCCGATCGTCGAGACGAAGGCCAACGACGTCTCGGCGTTCATCCCGACCAACGTCATCTCCATCACCGACGGCCAGTGCTTCCTGGAGTCCGACCTGTTCAACGCCGGCCAGCGCCCGGCACTGAACGTCGGTATCTCGGTCTCCCGCGTCGGTGGCTCCGCCCAGCACAAGGCGATGCGCCAGGTCTCCGGCCGTCTCCGCGTGGACCTCGCCCAGTACCGCGAGCTGGAGGCGTTCGCCGCCTTCGGTTCCGACCTGGACGCCGCGTCCAAGGCGGCGCTGGAGCGCGGCAAGCGCATGGTCGAGCTGCTGAAGCAGGGCCAGTACGCCCCGTACGCGACCGAGGACCAGGTCGTCTCCATCTGGGCCGGCACCACCGGCAAGATGGACGACGTGCCGGTCGAGGACATCCGCCGCTTCGAGCGGGAGCTGCTGGACTACCTGCGCCGCGAGCACAAGGGTCTGATGACCTCCATCCGCGAGGGCGGCAAGATGTCCGACGACACGCTCCAGGCGATCGCCGAGGCCATCGCCGCGTTCAAGCGGCAGTTCGAGACCTCGGACGGCAAGCTGCTGGGTGAGGGCTGA
- a CDS encoding F0F1 ATP synthase subunit gamma: protein MGAQLRVYKRRIKSVTATKKITKAMEMIAASRIVKAQRKVAASSPYATELTRAVTAVATGSNTNHPLTTEAERPTRAAVLLITSDRGLAGGYSSNAIKAADRLTERLTAEGKEVVTYIVGRKGVSYYGFRSRPVQDSWTGFSDNPSYADAKKVAAPLIEAVTRATADGGVDELHIVFTEFVSMMTQTPVDGRLLPLSLSADEQQVSKKSEILPLFEFEPSAEDVLDALLPRYVESRIYNALLQSAASEHAARRRAMKSATDNAEELIKSLTRLANAARQADITQEISEIVGGASALADATAGSD from the coding sequence ATGGGCGCCCAGCTTAGGGTCTACAAGCGCCGCATCAAGTCCGTCACGGCCACCAAGAAGATCACCAAGGCGATGGAGATGATCGCCGCGTCGCGGATCGTCAAGGCGCAGCGCAAGGTCGCCGCCTCGTCGCCGTACGCGACCGAGCTGACCCGCGCGGTGACCGCGGTGGCCACCGGCTCCAACACCAACCACCCGCTGACCACCGAGGCGGAGCGGCCCACCCGCGCCGCGGTCCTGCTGATCACCAGCGACCGCGGTCTGGCGGGCGGCTACTCCTCCAACGCCATCAAGGCGGCCGACCGGCTCACCGAGCGGCTCACCGCCGAGGGCAAGGAGGTCGTGACGTACATCGTCGGGCGCAAGGGTGTCTCGTACTACGGGTTCCGCAGCCGCCCGGTCCAGGACTCCTGGACCGGCTTCAGCGACAACCCGTCGTACGCGGACGCCAAGAAGGTCGCGGCCCCGCTGATCGAGGCCGTGACCCGCGCGACGGCGGACGGCGGGGTGGACGAGCTGCACATCGTCTTCACCGAGTTCGTGTCGATGATGACGCAGACCCCGGTGGACGGCCGGCTGCTGCCGCTCAGCCTGAGCGCCGACGAGCAGCAGGTGTCGAAGAAGAGCGAGATCCTCCCGCTCTTCGAGTTCGAGCCGTCGGCGGAGGACGTCCTCGACGCCCTGCTGCCCCGGTACGTCGAGAGCCGCATCTACAACGCGCTGCTGCAGTCGGCCGCCTCCGAGCACGCCGCCCGCCGCCGCGCGATGAAGTCGGCGACCGACAACGCCGAGGAACTCATCAAGTCGCTCACGCGGCTTGCGAACGCGGCCCGCCAGGCCGACATCACCCAGGAAATCAGCGAGATCGTCGGTGGCGCCAGCGCCCTGGCCGACGCGACCGCGGGGAGTGACTGA
- the atpD gene encoding F0F1 ATP synthase subunit beta produces MTTTVETAVATGRVARVIGPVVDVEFPVDAMPEIYNALHVEVMDPTEEGKTKTLTLEVAQHLGEGLVRAISMQPTDGLVRQAAVTDTGKGITVPVGDFTKGKVFNTLGEVLNHPEENGKESERWEIHRKAPDFDQLESKTEMFETGLKVVDLLTPYVKGGKIGLFGGAGVGKTVLIQEMIMRVANLHEGVSVFAGVGERTREGNDLIQEMEESGVLDKTALVFGQMDEPPGTRLRVALAGLTMAEYFRDVQKQDVLFFIDNIFRFTQAGSEVSTLLGRMPSAVGYQPNLADEMGLLQERITSTRGHSITSMQAIYVPADDLTDPAPATTFAHLDATTVLSRPISEKGIYPAVDPLDSTSRILDPRYISQDHYACASRVKGILQKYKDLQDIIAILGIDELGEEDKLVVHRARRVERFLSQNTHAAKQFTGVDGSDVPLDESIAAFNAICDGEYDHFPEQAFFMCGGLEDLKKNAKELGVS; encoded by the coding sequence ATGACCACCACTGTTGAGACGGCCGTTGCGACGGGCCGCGTCGCCCGGGTTATCGGCCCGGTCGTCGACGTGGAGTTCCCCGTCGATGCGATGCCGGAGATCTACAACGCCCTGCACGTCGAGGTCATGGACCCGACCGAGGAGGGCAAGACCAAGACGCTGACCCTGGAGGTCGCGCAGCACCTCGGCGAGGGCCTGGTCCGCGCCATCTCCATGCAGCCCACCGACGGTCTGGTCCGCCAGGCCGCGGTGACCGACACCGGCAAGGGCATCACCGTGCCGGTCGGTGACTTCACCAAGGGCAAGGTGTTCAACACCCTCGGCGAGGTGCTGAACCACCCCGAGGAGAACGGCAAGGAGAGCGAGCGGTGGGAGATCCACCGCAAGGCCCCGGACTTCGACCAGCTGGAGTCGAAGACCGAGATGTTCGAGACCGGCCTGAAGGTCGTCGACCTGCTGACCCCGTACGTCAAGGGCGGCAAGATCGGTCTGTTCGGTGGTGCGGGCGTCGGCAAGACCGTCCTCATCCAGGAAATGATCATGCGTGTCGCCAACCTCCACGAGGGCGTCTCCGTCTTCGCGGGCGTCGGCGAGCGCACCCGTGAGGGCAACGACCTCATCCAGGAGATGGAGGAGTCCGGCGTTCTCGACAAGACCGCGCTGGTCTTCGGCCAGATGGACGAGCCCCCGGGCACCCGTCTGCGCGTCGCCCTGGCCGGTCTGACCATGGCGGAGTACTTCCGCGATGTGCAGAAGCAGGACGTGCTGTTCTTCATCGACAACATCTTCCGCTTCACCCAGGCCGGTTCCGAGGTCTCCACGCTGCTCGGCCGTATGCCGTCCGCGGTGGGTTACCAGCCGAACCTGGCCGACGAGATGGGTCTGCTCCAGGAGCGCATCACCTCGACCCGCGGTCACTCGATCACCTCGATGCAGGCGATCTACGTCCCCGCGGACGACCTGACCGACCCGGCGCCGGCCACCACCTTCGCCCACCTGGACGCGACCACCGTGCTGTCGCGTCCGATCTCGGAGAAGGGCATCTACCCGGCGGTGGACCCGCTGGACTCCACCTCCCGCATCCTGGACCCGCGGTACATCTCCCAGGACCACTACGCGTGTGCCTCGCGCGTCAAGGGGATCCTGCAGAAGTACAAGGACCTCCAGGACATCATCGCCATCCTCGGCATCGACGAGCTCGGCGAGGAGGACAAGCTGGTCGTGCACCGTGCCCGCCGGGTCGAGCGCTTCCTGTCGCAGAACACCCACGCGGCGAAGCAGTTCACCGGTGTGGACGGCTCGGACGTCCCGCTGGACGAGTCCATCGCGGCGTTCAACGCCATCTGCGACGGTGAGTACGACCACTTCCCGGAGCAGGCGTTCTTCATGTGCGGTGGTCTTGAGGACCTGAAGAAGAACGCGAAGGAGCTCGGCGTCTCCTGA
- a CDS encoding F0F1 ATP synthase subunit epsilon: MAAELHVELVAADRSVWSGEASLVIARTTSGDIGVMAGHQPLLGVLESGPVTIRTSDGGTVVAAVHGGFISFADDKLSLLAEIAELSDEIDVKRAERALERAKAEADAAAERRAEIRLRAVAGTH, from the coding sequence TTGGCTGCTGAGCTGCACGTCGAGCTGGTCGCGGCGGACCGGAGTGTCTGGTCCGGCGAGGCCTCCTTGGTCATCGCGCGCACCACATCGGGTGACATCGGCGTCATGGCAGGCCACCAGCCGCTGCTCGGTGTGCTGGAGTCGGGCCCGGTGACCATCCGTACCAGCGACGGAGGAACGGTCGTCGCCGCGGTGCACGGCGGATTCATCTCGTTCGCGGACGACAAGCTCTCGCTGCTCGCCGAGATCGCGGAGCTGTCGGACGAGATCGACGTCAAGCGCGCGGAGCGGGCGCTGGAGCGCGCCAAGGCGGAGGCCGACGCCGCCGCCGAGCGGCGCGCCGAGATCCGCCTGCGGGCGGTGGCGGGCACGCACTGA
- a CDS encoding DUF2550 domain-containing protein, whose translation MVLALLVSGVVVALVLVGLFVFGLRRRLIQRSGGTFDCSLRWNAPEAGAEPSGKGWVYGVARYSGDRVEWFRVFSYAPRPRRALERASIEVLERRTPKGEEELALLSDAVVLACRHGGTRLELAMSEDALTGFLAWLEAAPPGQRVNVA comes from the coding sequence ATGGTCCTCGCTCTGCTCGTGAGCGGCGTGGTCGTCGCGCTGGTTCTGGTGGGACTCTTCGTCTTCGGTCTGCGACGGCGGCTGATCCAGCGTTCCGGCGGGACCTTCGACTGCAGTCTGCGCTGGAACGCCCCGGAGGCCGGGGCCGAGCCCAGTGGCAAGGGCTGGGTGTACGGCGTGGCCCGCTACAGCGGTGACCGCGTCGAGTGGTTCCGGGTCTTCAGCTACGCGCCCAGGCCGCGCCGCGCGCTGGAACGTGCCTCCATCGAGGTCCTGGAGCGCCGCACCCCCAAGGGGGAGGAGGAGCTGGCCCTGCTCTCCGACGCGGTGGTGCTCGCCTGCCGGCACGGCGGTACCCGGCTGGAGCTGGCGATGAGCGAGGACGCGCTCACGGGCTTCCTCGCCTGGCTCGAAGCCGCCCCTCCCGGGCAGAGGGTGAACGTCGCCTGA
- a CDS encoding glycoside hydrolase family 18 chitinase — protein MRSGTAIRSRPVRRRATAALAALALPVTAVVGLASATSAHAAESATASYTKAADWGSGFEGRWTVKNTGTTTLSSWTVEWDFPSGTSVTSAWDANVTNSGTHWTAKDKGWNATLAPGASITFGFNGTGSGSPSGCKLNGKPCDGSTQPTDAPPSAPGAPVASDITDTSVKLTWTPATDDKGVKNYDVLRDGIKVSTVTGTSYSDSGLKPGTDYSYTVQARDTSDQTGPASAARTVRTTGDSGPGPQPGSKVKLGYFTEWGVYDRNYHVKNLVTSGTAEKITHINYSFGNVQGGKCTIGDSYAAYDKAYTADQSVDGKADTWDQPLRGNFNQLKKLKAKYPHIKVLWSFGGWTWSGGFGDAVKNPTAFAQSCYELVNDPRWAGVFDGIDLDWEYPNACGLTCDTSGPAALKNMMQAMRAKFGKQLVTAAITADASDGGKIDSADYGGAAQYLDFYNVMTYDFFGAWDKTGPTAPHSPLTSYPGIPKEGFTTDAAIAKLKAKGVPASKLNLGIGFYGRGWTGVTQKEPGGTATGAAPGKYESGIEDYKILKTSCPVSGTVGGTAYAHCGTQWWSYDTPATIAGKMDYVKKQGLGGAFFWEFSGDTTNGELATAIDSGLK, from the coding sequence GTGAGATCAGGAACCGCCATACGTTCCCGACCGGTACGGCGCAGGGCCACCGCGGCCCTCGCCGCACTGGCCCTCCCCGTCACCGCCGTCGTCGGCCTGGCATCGGCGACCTCCGCCCACGCCGCCGAGTCGGCGACCGCCTCCTACACCAAGGCGGCCGACTGGGGCAGTGGCTTCGAAGGGCGGTGGACGGTGAAGAACACCGGCACCACCACCCTCAGCAGCTGGACCGTCGAATGGGACTTCCCCTCCGGCACGTCCGTCACCTCCGCCTGGGACGCGAACGTCACCAACAGCGGTACCCACTGGACCGCCAAGGACAAGGGCTGGAACGCCACCCTCGCCCCGGGTGCCAGCATCACCTTCGGCTTCAACGGCACCGGCTCCGGCAGCCCGAGCGGCTGTAAGCTCAACGGCAAGCCGTGTGACGGCAGCACCCAGCCCACCGACGCCCCGCCCTCGGCTCCCGGCGCCCCGGTGGCCAGCGACATCACCGACACCTCGGTGAAGCTGACCTGGACCCCGGCCACGGACGACAAGGGCGTCAAGAACTACGACGTGCTCCGTGACGGCATCAAGGTCAGCACCGTGACCGGCACCTCGTACAGCGACTCCGGCCTGAAGCCGGGCACGGACTACTCCTACACCGTGCAGGCCCGCGACACCTCCGACCAGACCGGTCCGGCGAGCGCCGCCCGCACCGTGCGCACCACCGGTGACTCCGGCCCCGGCCCCCAGCCCGGTTCCAAGGTCAAGCTCGGCTACTTCACCGAGTGGGGCGTCTACGACCGGAACTACCACGTCAAGAACCTGGTGACGTCCGGCACCGCCGAGAAGATCACGCACATCAACTACTCCTTCGGGAACGTGCAGGGCGGCAAGTGCACCATCGGTGACTCCTACGCGGCGTACGACAAGGCCTACACCGCGGACCAGAGCGTCGACGGCAAGGCCGACACCTGGGACCAGCCGCTGCGCGGCAACTTCAACCAGCTCAAGAAGCTGAAGGCCAAGTACCCGCACATCAAGGTGCTGTGGTCCTTCGGCGGCTGGACCTGGTCCGGTGGCTTCGGTGACGCGGTGAAGAACCCGACCGCCTTCGCGCAGTCCTGCTACGAGCTGGTCAACGACCCGCGCTGGGCCGGTGTCTTCGACGGCATCGACCTGGACTGGGAGTACCCCAACGCCTGTGGTCTGACCTGTGACACCAGCGGCCCGGCCGCGCTGAAGAACATGATGCAGGCGATGCGTGCCAAGTTCGGCAAGCAGCTGGTCACCGCCGCGATCACCGCCGACGCCTCCGACGGCGGCAAGATCGACTCGGCCGACTACGGCGGCGCCGCGCAGTACCTCGACTTCTACAACGTCATGACGTACGACTTCTTCGGCGCCTGGGACAAGACCGGTCCGACCGCGCCGCACTCGCCGCTCACCTCCTACCCGGGCATCCCGAAGGAGGGCTTCACCACCGACGCCGCCATCGCGAAGCTGAAGGCGAAGGGCGTTCCGGCCTCCAAGCTCAACCTGGGCATCGGCTTCTACGGCCGCGGCTGGACCGGCGTCACCCAGAAGGAGCCGGGCGGCACCGCGACCGGCGCCGCGCCCGGCAAGTACGAGTCGGGCATCGAGGACTACAAAATCCTCAAGACCAGCTGCCCGGTCAGCGGCACCGTCGGCGGCACCGCGTACGCCCACTGCGGCACCCAGTGGTGGAGCTACGACACCCCGGCCACCATCGCCGGGAAGATGGACTACGTGAAGAAGCAGGGCCTCGGCGGCGCCTTCTTCTGGGAGTTCAGCGGCGACACCACCAACGGTGAGCTCGCCACTGCCATCGACAGCGGGCTGAAGTAA
- a CDS encoding response regulator — translation MTIRVLVAEDQQAVRTGLVLILRSAAGIEVVGEAADGEEAVRMTRLLRPDVVLMDVQMPRLDGVSATRQVVAEQLADVLVLTTFDLDEYVFGALRAGAAGFLLKDSDAAALVDAVRTVARGEGMIAPAVTRRLIAEFARPQAVRAPGGADPAVLERLTRREREVLGCLGQGLSNAEIGERLSMAEATVKTHVSRVLAKLELRSRVQAAVLAQELGV, via the coding sequence TTGACTATCCGGGTACTTGTCGCGGAGGACCAGCAGGCGGTACGCACCGGGCTGGTGCTGATCCTGCGGTCGGCGGCCGGGATCGAGGTGGTGGGCGAGGCCGCGGACGGGGAGGAGGCGGTCCGGATGACCCGTCTGCTCCGCCCCGACGTGGTGCTGATGGACGTGCAGATGCCCCGGCTGGACGGGGTGAGCGCGACCCGGCAGGTGGTCGCCGAGCAGCTCGCCGACGTCCTGGTGCTGACCACGTTCGATCTGGACGAGTACGTCTTCGGCGCCCTGCGCGCGGGCGCCGCCGGCTTCCTGCTCAAGGACAGCGACGCGGCGGCGCTGGTGGACGCGGTGCGCACGGTGGCACGCGGCGAGGGCATGATCGCCCCGGCGGTGACGCGGCGTCTGATCGCCGAGTTCGCCCGCCCGCAGGCGGTCCGGGCACCCGGCGGCGCCGACCCGGCAGTGCTGGAGCGGCTCACCCGCCGGGAGCGCGAGGTCCTCGGCTGCCTGGGCCAGGGCCTGTCCAACGCGGAGATCGGGGAACGTCTGTCGATGGCCGAGGCCACGGTGAAGACGCACGTCAGCAGGGTGCTGGCCAAGCTGGAGCTGCGCAGCCGGGTGCAGGCGGCGGTGCTCGCCCAGGAGTTGGGCGTCTGA